In the genome of Oxalobacter aliiformigenes, one region contains:
- the rpmG gene encoding 50S ribosomal protein L33, giving the protein MAKAGREKIKLESTAGTGHFYTTTKNKRTTPEKIEIVKFDPKARKHVPYKEAKIK; this is encoded by the coding sequence ATGGCTAAGGCAGGTAGGGAAAAAATCAAGCTGGAATCGACTGCGGGTACGGGTCATTTTTATACGACAACGAAGAACAAGCGGACGACTCCTGAAAAGATCGAGATTGTCAAGTTCGACCCAAAGGCAAGAAAGCATGTCCCTTACAAGGAAGCCAAGATCAAGTAA
- the moaD gene encoding molybdopterin converting factor subunit 1, which produces MKVRLRYFASVREALGVSEEWVDVPEEVRTIGNLRRYLMKRGEPWSDVLEKKNGLRMACQLKMADPDTILTEDCEVAFFPPVTGG; this is translated from the coding sequence ATGAAAGTCAGATTGCGTTATTTCGCCAGTGTTCGTGAGGCACTGGGCGTTTCGGAGGAGTGGGTGGATGTTCCTGAAGAAGTCCGGACAATTGGCAATCTTCGGCGATATCTGATGAAAAGAGGGGAACCCTGGAGTGATGTTCTTGAAAAAAAGAACGGATTGCGAATGGCATGTCAGCTGAAAATGGCCGATCCGGACACCATTCTGACCGAGGATTGTGAAGTCGCTTTTTTCCCTCCGGTGACTGGAGGGTAA